One window of the Rosa rugosa chromosome 3, drRosRugo1.1, whole genome shotgun sequence genome contains the following:
- the LOC133737263 gene encoding disease resistance protein RPV1-like — translation MATQLRASSSLSSVPFSTRSYTHDVFLSFRGKDTRYAFTGHLHRYLVQRGINTFIDDELTRGEEISEALLQAIEESKLSLVVFSENYASSKWCLDELVHILECRRSKNQMVRPIFYKVNPSDVRHQRGKFGEALAEHERRFKGEMDKVFRWKAALSEAANLSGWPFSQGHEYESKFIDIIVEEVSAQLKERTNLDVAKCPVGIDSRVQDMLKILDVGGSEVRMVGIWGSGGIGKTTIAKAVYNTIAHKFECHCFLENVRGGLEQHGCLVNLQNVILSEILGGKELKVINVDKGINLLRQRLRNKRILLILDDVNKSDQLDTLAGALDWFGRGSRIIITTRDKRLLIVHEVNPIYKARELDHQEGCELFSSIALKNKRNLDDNEKHLISTVVKYAQGLPLALVILGSHLYARPVHKWQAMLDGFKRNLPKGIQDILKISYDGLEKIVKEVFLDIACFFKGWNTNDVTQILEGCDRNNPKHSIEVLEEKALINFDVNGRICMHDLLEEMGKDIVRQESTEPGKRSRLWHHKDVQEVLTENTGTSKIEGIMIKMPTTNEICLSPECFKKMRNLKIFINVNGRFCGNVYYYPNQLRLLNWHDCPLEYLPSDFNMKNLVQLSMPCSRISRFGEGFKGMQNLKSLNLSECEFLAQSPNLSGSPNLEFLDLSYCKSLKKVHPSVGSLKKLVHLNLEYCSNLVRLPGKVNWRSLRSITLHGCTRLESFPEIEGEMKYMTSLSLSETGIKALPSSIGYLINLEWMNLQDCGNLTDLPCSIYELQNLEMVYLSRCPKLVTFPNKVDSEVLPTYSKVSLDNHDSLSKRKRRSEGSSLEPEPDTEFNLALPWLDRFSARGCNLSNIDFLASLDCASTLYALDLSGSPIVILPECINKFVNLRELNFIGCTRLIEIPELPPSIGRLCVRDCVSLERISKLSKILERKESQIMIEEMDLTNCWRPCQNLVEMANKDDDEVDADLFSRLLSSQQFKFTIKFPVPRSEVPKWFSCQMDFKGNRRFEFCIETLANFKWENTGLALWVAIDQKLQDTSTLCSFVVCIHINEVRVSNLPEQLVDSAELNHVWLHYVPFLEMWRVGYMRPLPPFTCRVIIYQYEDSESSIKSCGVHLVMPPNEDVCMKLIRAENLTSELSVDEVYKDFWDNYRPKQRTDCKKIIH, via the exons ATGGCCACCCAATTGAGAGCTTCTTCCTCGCTATCTTCTGTTCCTTTTTCCACCCGTTCATACACACACGATGTGTTTCTGAGTTTCAGAGGCAAGGATACTCGCTACGCTTTCACAGGTCATTTGCACAGGTATTTGGTTCAAAGGGGGATCAACACTTTCATAGATGATGAACTTAcaagaggagaagaaatatcAGAAGCACTTCTCCAAGCAATTGAAGAATCAAAGCTGTCTCTCGTTGTGTTCTCCGAAAACTATGCATCCTCAAAGTGGTGTTTGGATGAACTGGTTCATATCCTTGAATGTAGAAGATCAAAGAACCAAATGGTTCGGCCAATCTTTTACAAAGTAAATCCCTCCGATGTAAGACACCAAAGAGGTAAATTTGGTGAGGCACTTGCAGAGCATGAACGCAGATTCAAAGGTGAAATGGACAAGGTGTTCAGATGGAAAGCAGCTCTTTCAGAAGCAGCAAATTTGTCTGGGTGGCCCTTCTCGCAGGG GCATGAATATGAATCTAAATTTATTGATATAATTGTTGAAGAGGTTTCTGCACAACTAAAAGAACGTACCAATTTGGATGTGGCAAAGTGTCCGGTTGGGATAGACTCTCGGGTAcaagacatgctcaaaattttaGATGTTGGGGGAAGTGAGGTACGCATGGTAGGGATATGGGGAAGTGGTGGAATAGGGAAGACAACAATTGCTAAAGCTGTTTACAATACAATTGCCCATAAGTTTGAATGTCACTGCTTTTTGGAAAATGTTAGAGGAGGTTTAGAGCAACATGGATGTCTAGTCAACCTACAAAACGTTATTCTTTCAGAGATTCTAGGGGGCAAAGAACTGAAAGTAATCAATGTTGATAAAGGAATCAATTTGTTGCGACAAAGGTTGAGAAATAAAAGGATTCTGTTaattcttgatgatgtgaataAATCGGACCAGTTAGACACATTAGCCGGAGCACTTGATTGGTTTGGTCGTGGCAGTAGAATTATCATAACAACAAGAGATAAGCGTTTGTTGATTGTTCACGAAGTCAATCCTATATACAAAGCCAGGGAACTAGATCACCAAGAAGGTTGTGAGCTCTTCAGTTCAATTGCCTTAAAGAATAAGAGAAATTTAGATGACAATGAGAAGCACTTAATTAGTACTGTTGTTAAATATGCTCAAGGCCTTCCGTTAGCCTTGGTAATTTTGGGTTCACATCTCTATGCTAGACCAGTACATAAATGGCAAGCTATGCTAGATGGTTTTAAAAGAAATCTTCCGAAAGGCATTCAAGATATTCTCAAAATCAGTTATGATGGACTAGAAAAAATagtgaaagaagttttcctCGACATTGCTTGTTTCTTCAAAGGTTGGAATACAAATGATGTGACACAGATACTAGAAGGTTGTGACCGCAACAACCCCAAGCATAGTATTGAAGTTCTTGAAGAAAAGGCGCTCATAAATTTTGATGTAAATGGTCGTATTTGCATGCATGATTTGCTAGAAGAGATGGGGAAAGATATAGTTCGGCAAGAGTCTACAGAGCCCGGTAAGCGAAGCAGATTGTGGCATCACAAGGATGTGCAGGAGGTTCTAACAGAAAACACG GGAACAAGTAAAATTGAAGGTATAATGATAAAGATGCCTACAACAAATGAGATATGCTTGAGTCCTGAATGCTTCAAAAAGATGAGAAATCTTAAAATTTTTATAAACGTCAATGGACGGTTTTGTGGAAATGTTTATTATTATCCAAATCAGTTGCGGTTACTTAATTGGCATGATTGTCCACTAGAATATCTGCCCTCTGATTTTAATATGAAGAATCTGGTTCAACTTAGTATGCCTTGCAGCCGCATCTCACGTTTTGGAGAAGGATTCAAG GGTATGCAAAATCTGAAATCCCTAAATTTGAGTGAATGTGAATTTCTAGCACAAAGCCCAAACCTGTCTGGAAGCCCAAACTTGGAGTTCCTGGATCTAAGCTACTGTAAAAGTTTAAAAAAGGTTCACCCTTCGGTTGGATCCCTCAAAAAGCTTGTTCACCTGAATCTTGAGTATTGCTCTAACCTTGTGAGGCTACCTGGAAAAGTCAACTGGAGATCCCTCCGATCCATTACGCTTCACGGGTGCACAAGGCTGGAGAGTTTCCCTGAAATTGAGGGAGAGATGAAATACATGACATCCTTGAGTCTATCCGAAACTGGCATCAAAGCATTGCCTTCATCCATTGGATATCTAATTAACCTTGAATGGATGAACTTGCAAGATTGTGGAAACCTCACAGATCTACCTTGCAGCATTTATGAATTACAAAATCTAGAGATGGTTTATTTGTCCAGGTGCCCAAAACTGGTAACATTCCCAAATAAGGTGGACTCTGAAGTGCTTCCAACTTACTCAAAGGTTTCACTTGACAACCATGACTCTTTATCGAAAAGAAAGAGAcgaagtgaaggcagttcattGGAGCCAGAGCCAGACACTGAATTCAATTTGGCGCTTCCTTGGCTAGATCGATTCAGTGCGAGGGGATGCAATTTATCTAATATTGATTTCCTGGCATCCCTTGATTGTGCATCTACTTTATATGCACTTGATTTATCAGGAAGCCCCATTGTTATTCTTCCCGAATGCATCAACAAATTTGTCAACTTGAGGGAACTCAATTTTATCGGTTGCACGAGGCTCATAGAAATTCCAGAGCTTCCACCAAGTATTGGCCGGTTGTGTGTGAGGGATTGCGTATCATTGGAAAGAATTTCAAAGTTGTCAAAAATTTTGGAGCGTAAAGAATCACAAATAATGATTGAGGAGATGGACTTGACTAATTGCTGGAGACCTTGTCAAAATTTGGTTGAGATGGCAAACAAGGATGATGATGAGGTGGACGCTGATCTCTTCTCTCGACTCCTATCTTCTCAGCAATTCAAATTCACAATTAAATTTCCAGTTCCAAGAAGCGAGGTTCCAAAGTGGTTCAGCTGTCAAATGGATTTCAAGGGGAATCGACGGTTTGAATTTTGTATTGAAACACTTGCAAATTTCAAATGGGAGAACACAGGATTGGCTCTCTGGGTTGCTATTGATCAAAAGCTGCAAGATACTTCTACTCTTTGCTCTTTTGTGGTCTGTATTCACATCAATGAAGTACGTGTTTCAAATCTCCCTGAACAGTTGGTTGATTCAGCAGAGTTGAATCATGTGTGGCTGCACTATGTTCCCTTCCTTGAAATGTGGCGAGTTGGTTATATGCGTCCATTGCCCCCTTTTACGTGTCGAGTCATTATTTATCAATATGAGGACTCTGAGTCCTCCATAAAAAGCTGTGGTGTCCACCTTGTAATGCCACCCAATGAAGACGTTTGTATGAAGCTAATTCGTGCAGAGAACCTTACCAGTGAACTTTCTGTTGATGAAGTTTATAAG GACTTCTGGGACAATTATCGTCCCAAACAGAGGACTGACTGCAAAAAAATTATACACTGA
- the LOC133737264 gene encoding uncharacterized protein LOC133737264, which yields MDKSWIDVQQTDWHRYEDGVDRFLDFAFANSIDKTRIYCPCKLCRNRYFKTREEASEDIKVDGFWEKYRIWDKHGESRPATAYQGTRVNSNVAINDDMFGMINEAIGAPTANSGLGDDCPIESENVEGPNDESAKFLKLLQDAECPLYLGCEQFTKLSFIVRLLHLKVFSGWTNKSFDLLLELLKSSYPDGVSLPDSFYKAQKLTADLGFTYKTWDACPNNCMLFRNEDEKLNKCAICGESRYKELGDDSNDQQSVGKKVPAKQVRYFPLKPRLQRLFMSSKTASYMKWHAEDRTKDDVLRHPADSLVWKTLDEKFPDFSSDSRNVRLGLAADGFNPFRTMSIAHSTWPVVLIPYNLPPWMCMKQPFFILSTLIDGPKGPRNKIDVFLQPLIEELKELWHEGVLTYDASTNQMFNLRAMLLWTINDFPAYANLSGWSTKGAKACPCCNKNTKSSWLKHGRKYCYMCHRRFLPRNHKFRKDKVSFDGKQEWGRAPNRCSGTEVKRQLQNVLTEYKKKDLRKRKREELEKNTGQHEHIWKKKSIFFELPYWEHNLIRHNLDVMHIEKNCLDNILWTLLGVPGRSKDNLKSRRDLEEWGIRQPLHPQQRGSNKAYLCPACFAMNKDNKDIFLRVLKRVKLSDGYASNISRRVRLKERTISGLKSHDNHILMQQLLPIVARRALPKNVVEALIELANFFRQLCSKVNKPSDLKDIQERIALTLCHLEKIFPMSFFDIMEHLPIHLAEEALIAGPVQFRWMYPIERFLFTLKEYVRNRAHPEASIAKGYLMEECMTFCSRYLDEVETKSSRPDRNYDGGTDFGRRLGKGVKIHLDDVSRAQAHKYVLMNTDAVTPFRNQHLKLLADQWPNRNNHYIQKLHSETFHKLFKNYVMIERRIRNREFSDEINALARGPHEDGDNNRQPIEERFYGVLTDVIQIRYTNQLKFVLFKGDWINNRMGLKKDEFKFTLVNFNHLLYKDNVIEDEPFILADQARQVCYVQDPSDPNWHVVLHMTVRDLFDMYSKDSSRRPTVVPQVELYAHQQLDETIYQNDEEVNWVREGVDGTEVDTNDNDVEVEMEE from the exons ATGGATAAGAGTTGGATTGATGTACAACAAACGGACTGGCATAGATATGAAGATGGAGTTGATAGATTTTTGGATTTCGCATTCGCCAATAGTATCGATAAGACAAGGATTTATTGTCCTTGTAAGCTATGTCGCAATCGCTATTTTAAGACTAGGGAGGAAGCGAGCGAGGATATAAAGGTAGATGGATTTTGGGAAAAATATAGAATATGGGATAAACATGGTGAATCTAGGCCTGCGACTGCATACCAAGGTACTAGGGTTAACTCTAATGTGGCCATCAATGATGATATGTTTGGCATGATTAATGAGGCAATTGGGGCTCCCACTGCCAATTCTGGTTTAGGTGATGATTGTCCTATAGAAAGTGAAAATGTTGAGGGACCAAATGACGAATCTGCAAAATTTCTTAAATTGCTCCAAGATGCAGAGTGTCCTTTATATCTTGGTTGCGAACAATTTACGAAATTGTCATTCATTGTTCGATTGTTACACTTGAAAGTTTTTAGTGGATGGACAAACAAGTCTTTTGATTTACTACTGGAGCTTTTAAAATCTTCTTATCCTGATGGAGTAAGCTTACCAGATTCTTTTTATAAGGCTCAAAAGCTAACTGCTGACTTGGGCTTCACATACAAAACTTGGGATGCATGTCCTAATAATTGTATGTTATTCAGAAATGAGGATGAGAAACTTAACAAATGTGCAATATGTGGGGAATCTCGATATAAAGAGTTGGGGGATGATTCTAATGACCAGCAGAGTGTGGGTAAAAAAGTTCCTGCTAAACAAGTGAGATACTTTCCTTTGAAACCACGTTTACAGAGATTGTTTATGTCTTCTAAGACTGCTTCCTATATGAAATGGCATGCAGAGGACCGCACCAAAGATGACGTGCTAAGGCATCCGGCTGACAGTCTTGTGTGGAAAACACTTGATGAAAAGTTTCCAGATTTTTCTAGTGATAGTCGCAATGTTAGACTTGGGTTAGCAGCTGATGGGTTCAACCCATTCCGAACGATGTCCATAGCTCACAGCACATGGCCTGTTGTTCTAATACCTTATAACTTGCCACCTTGGATGTGCATGAAGCAACCATTTTTCATTTTGTCAACGCTCATTGATGGCCCAAAAGGACCTAGAAATAAGATTGATGTATTTCTACAACCTTTGATTGAAGAGCTAAAAGAATTATGGCATGAAGGAGTTCTTACTTATGATGCCTCGACTAATCAGATGTTCAACTTGCGTGCGATGTTGTTATGGACAATTAACGACTTTCCGGCCTATGCAAATTTATCAGGTTGGAGCACTAAGGGTGCAAAAGCATGTCCCTGTTGCAATAAGAACACTAAATCTAGTTGGTTGAAACATGGAAGGAAGTATTGTTATATGTGTCACCGTAGATTCTTACCAAGGAATCATAAATTTCGAAAAGATAAAGTGTCTTTTGATGGCAAGCAAGAATGGGGTCGAGCACCAAATCGATGTTCTGGAACTGAGGTGAAAAGACAATTGCAGAATGTACTCACAGAGTATAAGAAGAAAGATCttcgaaagagaaaaagagaagaacttGAGAAAAATACAGGTCAGCATGAACACATTTGGAAAAaaaagagtattttttttgagCTACCATATTGGGAGCATAATTTAATTCGTCATAATCTTGATGTTATGCATATTGAGAAAAATTGTTTGGATAATATACTCTGGACATTGCTGGGAGTTCCGGGAAGAAGTAAGGATAATTTGAAGTCTCGCCGTGATTTAGAAGAATGGGGAATTAGGCAGCCTTTACATCCTCAACAACGGGGTTCTAATAAAGCATATTTATGTCCTGCATGTTTTGCTATGAATAAGGACAATAAGGATATCTTTCTACGGGTTTTAAAGAGAGTAAAACTTTCAGATGGTTATGCATCTAACATATCTCGACGTGTGCGCTTAAAAGAACGTACTATCTCGGGTCTTAAGAGTCATGATAACCATATATTGATGCAACAATTACTTCCAATAGTTGCACGAAGAGCACTCCCCAAGAATGTTGTTGAAGCATTGATTGAGTTGGCTAATTTTTTTAGGCAACTATGCTCAAAAGTAAACAAACCATCTGACTTGAAAGATATTCAAGAAAGAATTGCCCTTACACTTTGTCATCTTGAGAAGATCTTTCCAATGTCATTCTTTGATATTATGGAACACTTGCCTATCCACTTAGCTGAAGAAGCGTTGATTGCGGGGCCTGTACAATTTAGGTGGATGTATCCCATCGAGAG gtttttatttACATTAAAAGAATATGTCCGTAATCGTGCACATCCCGAGGCCTCAATTGCTAAAGGATACTTGATGGAAGAATGCATGACATTTTGCTCGAGATACTTGGATGAAGTGGAAACAAAGTCTAGTAGACCTGATCGAAATTATGATGGTGGTACTGATTTCGGTCGTCGTTTGGGTAAAGGAGTTAAAATACACCTTGATGATGTTTCTAGGGCACAAGCACATAAGTATGTGTTAATGAATACAGATGCAGTGACACCATTTCGAAA CCAACATCTTAAATTACTTGCTGATCAGTGGCCTAACAGAAATAATCATTATATCCAAAAACTTCACAGTGAAACATTTCACAAATTGTTTAAAAATTAT GTCATGATAGAACGGCGAATTCGTAATAGGGAATTTTCTGACGAAATAAATGCTTTGGCTAGAGGCCCTCATGAAGATG GAGACAACAATCGTCAACCGATTGAGGAAAGGTTCTATGGGGTATTAACTGATGTGATTCAAATCCGCTATACCAATCAGTTAAAGTTTGTCTTATTTAAGGGTGATTGGATTAATAATCGAATGGGCCTAAAAAAAGATGAGTTTAAATTCACACTGGTGAATTTTAATCATTTATTATACAAAGACAATGTAATAGAAGATGAGCCTTTTATTTTGGCAGACCAGGCAAGGCAGGTTTGTTATGTGCAAGACCCGTCGGATCCCAATTGGCATGTTGTTCTTCACATGACGGTTAGAGATTTGTTTGATATGTACTCAAAGGATTCTTCTCGTCGTCCAACAGTAGTGCCTCAAGTTGAGTTGTATGCCCATCAACAATTGGATGAAACTATATATCAGAATGATGAGGAGGTTAATTGGGTGAGGGAAGGAGTGGATGGAACAGAAGTGGATACAAATGACAACGACGTTGAagttgaaatggaagaatga
- the LOC133736093 gene encoding uncharacterized protein LOC133736093, with amino-acid sequence MLGQRQVSEKKAGPFVWTTYQKVYDAAIRMGSAIRSRDVNPVPLKGKHFAFHRGLVQAGAVIVVTVVSKCRSFILKVLMQLSSSSTMLKFQ; translated from the exons atgcttggtcaacgccaagTCAGCGAGAAAAAG GCGGGTCCATTTGTGTGGACTACATATCAAAAGGTGTATGATGCAGCCATTCGTATGGGTTCAGCTATCCGAAGCCGTGATGTCAATCCT GTGCCATTGAAGGGAAAGCACTTCGCATTTCATCGTGGTCTG GTTCAAGCAGGAGCAGTGATTGTAGTCACAGTAGTGTCAAAGTGTCGAAGCTTTATTTTAAAG GTGCTAATGCAGTTGAGTTCATCATCAACCATGCTGAAGTTTCAATAG